A stretch of Sulfurimonas xiamenensis DNA encodes these proteins:
- the ruvC gene encoding crossover junction endodeoxyribonuclease RuvC, whose protein sequence is MTILGIDPGTRKMGYALISLEKGKIELIEAGLIKIKAEELQFQIPQMVEAFENIFKNHKIDEVALEDIFYAHNPKTTIKLAQFRGSIMLMLLQQFGQFNEYTALQVKKALTGNGKATKEQVAFMAKRLLNIKKEIKPLDITDAIAVAITHSQRVRLKLK, encoded by the coding sequence CTCTTATCTCTTTAGAAAAAGGCAAAATAGAATTAATAGAAGCAGGACTTATAAAGATAAAAGCTGAAGAGTTGCAGTTTCAGATACCTCAGATGGTAGAAGCTTTTGAAAATATATTTAAAAATCACAAAATAGATGAAGTGGCATTAGAAGATATATTTTATGCACATAATCCAAAAACAACAATCAAATTAGCACAGTTTCGCGGATCAATTATGCTTATGCTTCTTCAGCAGTTTGGACAGTTTAATGAATACACTGCACTTCAAGTAAAAAAAGCATTAACAGGAAACGGAAAAGCAACAAAAGAGCAGGTAGCATTTATGGCAAAGAGGCTTTTAAATATAAAAAAAGAGATAAAACCGTTAGATATAACAGATGCTATTGCCGTTGCTATAACGCATTCACAAAGAGTAAGGCTTAAGCTGAAGTAA